The Streptomyces cynarae genome contains a region encoding:
- a CDS encoding alpha-ketoacid dehydrogenase subunit beta: MTTVALKPATMAQALTRALRDAMAADASVHVMGEDVGTLGGVFRVTDGLAKEFGDDRCTDTPLAEAGILGTAVGMAMYGLRPVVEMQFDAFAYPAFEQLVSHVARMRNRTRGAMPLPITVRVPYGGGIGGVEHHSDSSEAYYMATPGLHVVTPATVADAYGLLRAAIASDDPVVFLEPKRLYWSKDTWNPEEPEAVEPIGRAVVRRPGRSATLITYGPSLPVCLEAAEAARAEGWDLEVVDLRSLVPFDDATVTASVRRTGRAVVVHESNGFGGPGGEIAARVTERCFHYLEAPVLRVAGFDIPYPPPMLERHHLPGVDRILDAVGRLQWEAGS; encoded by the coding sequence ATGACGACCGTGGCCCTCAAGCCGGCCACCATGGCCCAGGCCCTGACGCGGGCGCTCCGCGACGCCATGGCGGCCGATGCGTCCGTGCACGTCATGGGCGAGGACGTCGGCACACTCGGCGGTGTCTTCCGCGTCACCGACGGGCTCGCCAAGGAGTTCGGCGACGACCGCTGCACGGACACGCCGCTCGCCGAGGCGGGCATCCTCGGCACGGCCGTCGGCATGGCGATGTACGGCCTCAGGCCGGTCGTCGAGATGCAGTTCGACGCGTTCGCGTACCCCGCGTTCGAGCAACTGGTCAGCCATGTCGCGCGTATGCGCAACCGGACCCGTGGCGCGATGCCGCTGCCGATCACCGTCCGTGTTCCCTACGGGGGAGGCATCGGCGGTGTGGAGCACCACAGTGACTCCTCCGAGGCGTACTACATGGCGACTCCGGGCCTCCACGTCGTCACGCCGGCGACCGTCGCCGACGCCTACGGGCTGCTGCGGGCCGCGATCGCCTCGGACGACCCGGTCGTCTTCCTGGAACCCAAGCGGCTGTACTGGTCCAAGGACACCTGGAACCCCGAGGAGCCCGAGGCCGTCGAGCCGATAGGCCGTGCGGTGGTGCGGCGCCCGGGCCGGAGCGCCACGCTGATCACGTACGGTCCGTCGTTGCCGGTGTGCCTGGAGGCGGCCGAGGCGGCGCGCGCCGAGGGCTGGGACCTCGAAGTCGTGGACCTGCGGTCCCTGGTGCCGTTCGACGACGCGACGGTGACCGCGTCCGTGCGCCGCACGGGCCGGGCCGTGGTGGTGCACGAGTCGAACGGGTTCGGCGGTCCCGGAGGGGAGATCGCCGCGCGCGTGACGGAGCGCTGCTTCCACTATCTGGAGGCGCCGGTGCTACGGGTGGCCGGTTTCGACATCCCCTATCCGCCGCCGATGCTGGAGCGGCACCACCTGCCGGGCGTCGACCGGATCCTGGA